Part of the Halalkalibacter krulwichiae genome is shown below.
GGGAACGTCATATTGAATTGTTTAGGCTACCAATATTCTGGTTCTTCTACCCTTTATACCTTTAGGAATCATGTTTATTTGAGATTTAATAACAGATGGATGAAATGGGAGACGGTTGGGTTGAACGTACTTAATAATATAGAGAAGTATGAATTAAAAGGTGACAATGGTCTGTTTCAAGTTAGAGTATTGTTTACGGAAAATAATCAAGCGTCAGCAAAAGGTTTTGGGGAGGGGATCGAATTTGAATCTTTATAATTAACCATGTGTTAATTATAAAGAAAAATGACTTAGAAAATTAAATTTAAAAAATATTTATAAGTTATTGAAATTTCAATTAATAACCTGTATTATAATCAGTATATAAGTTAATTAGTTTCTCAACTTGAATATATTATTTAGGATCCTAATTAAATAACTTGGATTTATTTCTTGAAATGTTTTGAGTTGGAAAATAAATTTGATATTTAATAAGTGATGAGTAATAAGGAATAAACTAAAATATTAACCAAATAATTAGGTTCCTAACTAATTATTTGGTTAATTAGTTAGGAACCTAATTAATTGAAAAGCCGAAAATCAACTAAAGCGTGATAATGAAAGACTAGAAAACATCGAAAGGTTATCATTTACATAATGTTAAAAACTAGTACCTATGCCTTTGGAGGAGTAAAGTAAAATGTTTAGTCATGAAAAAATGTGGTTTGGAACGTTATTTCGAAGAATTTCCCTTAACTTAACAAATATGATCGATCATCAAATGGCAGATCGCGGTATCACAAGCTCACAATATTGGATATTAAAATTGCTTTGGGAAAATGATGGTGTTACACAAAAGGAATTAGTCACTGAATTAAGTGTAAAGCCCGCTTCTTTAACCGGAATGATTGATAGCATGGTTGAAAAAGGATGGGTGAAACGTTCTTTGGATCCAACAGATGCGCGTGTCAAAAGGATCTACTTAACCTCATCTGGTCGAGACCTTGAAGCCGATGCAATTAAAATTATAACGGCTTGTGAGGAGATTCTCTGTGAAGGGTTATCAGAAGAAGAAAAGATAGCTTTTAAAGGAATGCTGAAGATAGTCCTGGATAATTTAATCAAGGAACAAAAGAATAATTAGAAAGGAAACTTTTTAAAAGTACATTTGTAAGCGTTTGCGAAGAAATTGAGAATACTCATTTGGTGAACTAAAGTAAAGGAGTTTGATACTATGAGTAAGTTAAATGAAAGTAAATGTCCATTTAACTATGGAAATCTAGAAAGCTATGAAAATGAATTATTTAAGGAAGTGAAAATAGATAAAAGAGGTGATCATGACTTTGATCCAAAAGCACCTGAATCATTTACTAGCGCTCATGATCTATACAAAGAAATGCGTAGCAAATGTCCTGTAGCCCATAGCAATGAATGGGGGGGCTTTTGGGCTCTATCAAAATATGAAGACGTTGTTGGGGTGTTAAAAGATTACGAAACATATACGACATCTGTTCAAAACGTAGTCCCGAAAGTAGCATTTACTGGCAGACGTCCACCTTTACACTTCGACCCACCAGAACATACCGTTTACCGCCGACTAATTAATCAGTTTTTCACGAAAAAGAAGATGTTAAAGCTTGAACCAATCATACAACGGGACACTGAGGAGTTGGTTAAAGCTCTTATGGAAAAGGATGAAGTAGAGATTGCAGCTGATTATTCTCACCAATTACCCTCTCTAGTGTTTGCACAATTTTTTAACTTACCTAAGTCTCTTTCAAAAAAAATTAAGGAAGTTAGTACTGCTTATGTAAAAGCAATCATGGAGTTTGATAATCAAGAAAAGGTAAAAGGATTAAGTCTTCAACTTTACGATATAGCACGTACTGTTATCGATTCACGAAAGGAAAACCCGATGGATCCCGAAGAGGATTTTACTAGTGCATTATTAAACACGAAGCAGGAAGGTGAATACTTAACAGATGATATGGTATTAGGTTGTGTTCGAGCGATGTTAGTAGCTGGAATGATCGCACCGAGTGTCTTAATTGCTAGTATTTTTGTTCATCTTGCAAAGCATAAGGACATACAAGAGCAGTTAAGAAATGATTTGAGCCTGATTCCCGCAGCAACAGAAGAGTATCTTAGACTTCTTACACCATACCGAGGCATGGCGCGTACAGCAAAGCAGGACGTTGTTATTGGTGGTCAACTAATTAAGAAAGATGAACCAATCGCACTGAATTATGCGTCAGCAAACCGTGATGATGAAGTATTCCCTGATGGAGATACATTCATTCTAAATCGTCCAAACATTAATAAGCACATTGTATTTGGCGAAGGACCACATAAATGCCCTGCGTCACCATTAGCTCGTATGATGGTACGTTTTGCAATAGAAGAGGCTTTAAAACGCACTAAAGATATCGATTTAATTGGTGAAATTAAGATGACTGTATGGGCAGAGTGGGGCGTCCTAGAAGCGCCGATGAAATTAACGCCAGTAAAGTAAGGGTAACTTGAGGTAGACTTTAAAGTTAAAACGAAAATCGCAACAAAACTGAAGTACAACCAACTGATCCCTATTAAAATTTAAAAGAAGAAACCTAGGTAGGTGAAAATATGGAGCATAACGGACAAAAGGTTAAGAAGATTCAATCTTCCTTTGCAGGTGTTTTAGATAATGTTAGTGAAACACTAGGAAAAATAGGAGGATTAGCAATCTTACTAATGGTCATCTTAGTAACATTTAATGTTATCAGTCGAAAGATATTTAATTGGTCCATGCCTGGATTTTATGAAATCTTAGGATTGATTGGTGCAGTCTTTTATTCTTTCGGAATTGTGTATGGTGCTACTAAGGGTCAGCACATTGTAATGGATATGGTAGTGAATCGTCTCCCAAAAAATTGGCGTAAAATATGTGAAATGTTAACTCGAATCATTATTTTGGCATTCTGTGGGTTGTTAGCTTACGCAGGGATAGACGTAACATTAGGAATGTTAGAAGAAAGAACATATGATATCAAAATTCCTGTCGCTCCGTTTCGCTTCGTTGTCGTAACTGTTTTCGTATTGCTCGCACTTCTTATTCTAGCCGGGAAAAATATTAGTAAAGGCGGTGAAGAAGAATAATGGATCCGCTCACAGTCGGTATACTTTGTATGATTGCTTTCCTCTTAATGATGATAATCGGTGTGCCTGTTGGGATTGCGATGACTCTAACTGGGTTTGTAGGGTTTGGGTATATCGTTTCAATGACAGCATCGATAGGGAAGGTTGCTTTAATTCCATTTACGACAATTACTGATTATAACTTTGCTGTAATCCCTGCCTTTATTTTGATGGCTCAAATATTTGGAGTAGCTGGGTTCGGTGCCAAATTATATGAACTGTGTGAGAAATTATTAGGCTATCACCGTGGTGGGCTCGCATTAGCAACTGTAGTTGCGTCAGCTGTATTTGCAGCTATTAGTTCTTCAACAATTGCAACTGTTGTTACGATTGGAGTCATTGCTATTCCGGAAATGATGAGGCGTAAATACGATCCAGGTTTAGCAGGTGCCTCGGTTGCGGCAGCGGGGGCCTAGGGATTTTAATACCTCCTAGTGCTATTTTAATTCTTTATGCGTTAATGACAGAGCAATCTATTCGTGCTTTATTCGTAGCTGGTATTGTACCAGGAATGATACTTGCAATTGCTTACGTCGTAACAATAGCAATTATTTGTAGAATGAATCCTGAGTTAGCCCCAGGTACAGGAGAAAAATATTCGTTTAAAGAAAAATTGAAAGCGCTAGCAGGAACTTGGGAAGTTATAGCAATCATTATTTTGTCAATCGGCGGACTTACTTGGGGCTGGTTTACTCCAACAGAAGCAGGAGCAGTAGGTGCGGCTGGTGCCATCTTAATTGCAATTGCAAGAAAAAAGCTGACATGGGAGAAATTGATGCAATCTCTTAAGGGGACAGCAGCAAATAGTGGGATGGTTGGGCTCATTATGATTGGGGCATTTACATTTAACTATTTTGTAGCTGTAACGACAATTCCTCAAAATATCGTAGAAACGATCGGAGGAATTCAAGCCTCACCAATCATGATTATGCTAATTATTTCATTTATGTATTTGATATTAGGGATGTTTATGGACTCATTATCTATGCTTTTATTGACAGTGCCGTTTATGTTCCCTGTAGTAATCGCATTAGGATTTGACCCGCTTTGGTTTGGTATTTACATTGTTTTAGTTATGGAAATGGCTGTTATTACACCTCCGGTTGGAATAAACGTATATGCAACAGCTGGACTTTTTAAATGGCTCACTTTAGAAAAAGTCTTTCGTCGAGTTACTCCATTCGTATTAGCTCAGATTGTTGTTATTTTAATTTTATTGTTCTTCCCAGAAGTAGTTACTTTCTTACCAGGATTGTTGAGGTAAAGCAAAATAGGCTTCATGAAATTTAACATAAAACAATAACTCAAAATTAAAAGGGGGAAAAAAGGTTGAAGGCAAAAAAAGGGCTTCTTTCATTGGCGATTACTACGGTTTTAAGCATGGGTGTTTTGTTGGCGGGATGTGGAGATTCGACTAGTACAACTGGTTCAGATGAAGGTGCACAGGGGACGGTGGATTTGAGCTACGGCACATATATATCTTCGGGTCATTACCAAGGGAAACTTGATCAACAAATGTTTGAAAGGATTGAAGAACAAACAGAGGGTACGCTTGCTGTTAATAAGTTCTTTGATGGAACACTTGTAAATTCAAGAGAATGGTATCAAGAGGTGTTACGTGGATCAGCTGAAATTGTTCAGGCGGCAGTTGGATCGGAAAAAGATCGCTTTCCGCTAGAGTACTCTGTTGGCCTATTTAATTATGGAATTACTGATTTAGGTCATTTACTTGAGTTTACTAGAGAACTAGTAGAACAAACACCAGAATTGGCAGAAGAATACGAAGAAGTAGTGCCACTTAATAGAATGTCTGCAGGTCAATCGTGGATTCATACAGTTAGTAAGCCGGTAAGGTCTGTAGAGGATTTTAGAGGCATGAACATTAAGGTTGCAGATGAAGCATCTGTTGAATTAGTGAGAGCGCTAGGTGCTAACCCAATTAACTTACCTATCTCAGAGACATATAGTGCGCTTGAGAAAGGGACAATTGATGGAGTCGTCACAGGGGCTGATCCTCTTAGAACCTTTAATTTTGCTGAAGTAACAAAGTATAGTACTCGCTTACCTTATGCAACTCCATGGCAAAATTCAAAAATGATGAATAAGGAAGTATTTAACAACTTGTCATCAGAACAACAAAAAGTATTAATTGAGAATGCTAGATGGTGGGAAGAACAGTTAATTGTTGAATTAGAAAAAGAAGTTCAAGCAGGAGTAGATCTGGCTATTGAAGAGGGGAACGAAATAATCGACCTTTCTGAGGATGTTACCAATGAGATCCTAGCGGTTATGGAGGAAAATGCAAAGGCTGCTGCAGAGGCACTCGATGCAAAAGGTTTGAATGGAACAGAGTTATTTAATAATGCTCGGTTAATCGCTGACAAATTTACTGACTAAGCAGGCCCTTTGAGAAATCAACCTTTTGGAATAAGAAAACCTTAATAATAGGTTTTCTTATTCTTATCAACTATATTTTAGGAGATGAACTGCTTACATGAACAATCAAAATAATACTAGTCAACAAAAGTGTCCTTTTCATCAAGGAACTATAGATTTAAGTCTAGATAGTCAAGATAAGTTGGATGAACGGCTAACCAATGACTTTGATCCAACCAAAAAAGAGACCTTTACAAGTGCTCATGAAGAATATAAAGAGTTAAGGCAAAGATGCCCAGTCGCTTATAGTGAAGCTTATGATGGCTTTTGGGCGTTGTTGAAATATGAGGATATAGTTAATGTTTTAAAAGATCCGAACACTTATGTGACTTCAGTTCAAAATGTAGTACCTAAAGTTTCAACAACAGGAAGAAGGCCGCCATTACACTTGGATCCGCCTGAGCATACTCCGTATCGGAGAACGTTAGATCCGTTTTTTACGGATGAAAAAATGAACGAAATTGAGCCAGTTATTAGAAAAACAACAATAGACCTCCTTCAACCGTTTATTAATTCAGGAGGTGGAGATATATGCACGGAATTTTCGCATCAACTTCCTGGTTATGTGTTTGCACAGTTTTTTAATTTGCCAACTGAATTAGGAATGAAAATCCGTGAAGTTACAAAATTATATGTAAAAGCTTTGAATGAGGTGGATAAACCAACCATTCAAGAAAAAAGTTTAGAGTTATATGATATAGCTAGAATGATCATTCAGATGAGAAAAGAAGCACCATTGGACCCTACAACTGACATAACGAGTGCATTTTTAGCAAGAAAATACAAAGGAGAACCATTACCTGATGAACTCATTTTAGGTACAATCCGTCAGTTAATTGTTGTCGGAATGATTGCACCTGTAGTTTTCATTGGCAGTATGTCTGTTCATTTAGCTGAAAACCAAGATGTTCAGGAGTTACTTCGGAATGATCCAAGTCTAATTCCAGCTGCTATAGAGGAATATTTGCGGCTATTTACTCCTTATCGAGGTTTTGCACGAACGTCTAAACATGATGTGGAAATAAGAGGACGTAAGATTAAGAAAGATGAACCGATCGCAGTTGTCTTTGCATCAGCTAATCGAGATGAAGAGGTATTTCCGAATGCCGATAAGTTTATATTGAATCGTCCTAATATTAAGAAACATGTTGCTTTTGGAATGGGACCCCATCAATGTCCAGGTGCACCACTTGCTAGGTTAATATTGAATATAACACTTAAGGAATTACTAGTACGTACGAAGAAATTAGAACTTGATGGTGAAGTAATAATGACGCGTTTTCCAGAATGGGGGCCAGTTTCCGTACCTTTAAAGGTTGTAAATTAAGTTATAACTAGAAGTCTATTCTATAGACTTCTAGTTTTTTTTATGAGTATAGGTAGGCGTTGTTCTAAAATGTAAAAATAAGTCGGAATTTGATATGTTATAATACTTATTATTCATAGTTTCTTTTGTCTTGAGAAAGGGGATCGGTAATGGAGCTTACCAAACGGGAAAAACTATTACAACGACTTGAAAACCATTTGAGAATGACAGCTCGCCAACTTGTAAAGTTTGATACAGAAGAAGAAACATTACAATTCTTAATCGATTCTTTTCGCTCAGAGTTAAAATGTGATTTTGTTGGAATTGTGCGCAAGGAAGACCATTTATTCACTTCGAAAGTGTGGAGTGGCAGTGGAACGACGATCATTGATCATTTTCCATTGAAAGTAAATGAATGTTCTCCTACTTTACTGAATAAGAGTTTGGCGTTTTTTAAGGTTGATGAACATACGAAATGTAACTTTACGAAACTTTTAATAGATAAAAAGATCTCCACTTGGTTCACTGTACCAATACGAGATGGTAGCGAAAATTATGGCTTTTGCATTATTGGCTTTTTAAATTTTGTTCCTTTGTTAGAAGAGATGGATGAAGTGTTTGTTGAATTTGGGAAGGATGTAGCAGTAGCTCTATCTTTGTCGAAAAGAAAAGAATGGCAAAAGCAAAAGTTTAAAGGGATGGAATGGATTAGTCACAGTCTTTCGATCGACAATTCCATCGATCAAGTAGTAGAAAAGGTTGTAGAAGGTGCAGGGAAAGGAACAGATGCGACATTCGCCTGTATTTACTTGTATAACGAAAAGGAAAATTGCTTTGTTTTTCAGCCGCCGGCCTTTGGAACAGAGAAAGAAGCGATGAATATTTCGGTAGAGGGTAATTATGTACTTAAAAAATACTTTCCATATTTGGAAACACCAGGTGGGCAGCAGCTTACGATTCCTTTAGTAATGGATTTGAAAACGATCGGTGTTTTGCATGTAGAAAACAAAGAAACTGGTGTTTTCACAAAAGAAGATTGCGAAATTTTGGAATTATTATCTAGCCATGTTGCAACGATGATTGAAAATGCACGTTTATACAAAAATGAAATAGATCATAAGCAACGTCTTCATAACTTATTGGACTATCAACAATCTCTCGTCAAAGAAACGGTAGAAAGAGATAATTTTGATGGAATTACTGCGACACTAAGTGAGCTTTTCTCAAGATCGGTTATATTATTTGACCGATTTATGAGGCCGATCGCCTATCAATTATTTGATTTGAACGAAGATGACTTGCAATCGTTAATAGAGCTTGCGACATTAGAAGTATTTCAAAAGAAACATCGTGAACTCTTTTTTTCCGTTGATGAGGGCAAAAAAGTTGGAGTTTGGCCAGTTGATGGTGGCGGAGAAATATTAGGATATTTGGCAATTGATAGTACAAATGAACGGATTGATGACTTTTATCGTTTAAGCATTGATTTGGCTCGTAATATTTCATCGATTCAATTCATTAAGCAAAAACTTGTTTTAGATGCGAAAGAGCACGTGAAGGATAGTTTTATTAATAAGTTACTTGTGAAAGAAATAGAAGACGAGGAAAGCATTATCCAATATGCAAATTTATTTAATTGGAATTTATTTAATGAACATCGTGTCGCGGTCCTATCGATTCATTTAGATGAGCAGGGTCAACAAATAATGAATATTCTAGAAAAACAAGCAAAGATTACTTCGCTTTGGGATCAAATAAAAACGAGACTGCTCATGTACGACAAAGAGATCATAATTGCTGGTAAAGGTGACGAGTACATCTTGCTTGTTCCTGCTGATAGAGAAGGGAAGAACGCGAAGGTATTCTGGTCAAAGTTATACGAAGAATTATCAAAATTGTTGAAATTACAAGGTGATTCAAGCCAACTATATTTAGGAATAGGCGGGAAAACGGATACGTTGAAAGACTATTATGTTGGCTATCAGCAAGCTGTGCAAGCGCTTAATGTTGTCTCACGCCGGTTTTCAGACATTGGATTTGCAGTATTCGATGAATTAGGTTCGTATACTGTCTTGCATCATTTAAAAGACAGTGAAGTGGCAATGTTATTTATTCATAAGCAGCTCGAGGCTTTGTTGCAATATTCTGAAGGGAAAAGCATGGACTTGTTCCGGACATTAAGAGTCTATCTCTCGCATAATGGTAGTATCAAAGATACATCTGAAGAACTCTTTATACATAGAAGTTCACTTCTATATCGTTTGGAGAAGATTCAAAATCTTCTTCATGTTAATCTTGATTCTTCAGAAGACCGATTTGATTTAATGATGGCTTACAAACTTTATGATTTATATTACACAAATACAATGAAGAAGTCATGACATCTCAAGCTTGCTGTTAAATTAAAGGTGGCAATCGCCCCGTTGACAATAAGGCCGTCTTGTTACTTCCACGAATCTTCTAAGAAAGAATTTTTTTCAAAATCAATTGTTGCTTAGGGTGTGTCCTAAAGGTCAGAAAAAGGCCTTGTGGGACACACCCTTTTTGTTTCAGATACCAAAAGAGGAATCTCTCCCTGTAGAGACTACTAAATTAACGAATTAAATTTTGAGACTGCCAATTACACTTGATAGAACAATAATCACACCTAATAAGTCCTGGTTAAACTAATTACATATCTAACCAAAAGACATTTTCTTCGAATATCGAAATTCTCTCACGAAAAATCGAACTCGATCATTGCTATTTTCCATATGCAATCTATGGAATTCGTGAGATAGGTTAAATGACTGTTTCTTTTGTCGCAATTATTGTAAGAAAATAGTTAATTTATTTGTATGAATATTATTGCCCGTTAAACTAGTTAAAAATGAAGGCGAATGTGTGGTTAGACCTAATTTCTGATCGGGAAAATCGGTCAAAAATACTAGTTGATAAAAAGTCGAGTATGTTATTTAGCTTATCTAAGTTTTTTAGTTAGAAAGGCAGAAGCTTTATTTTA
Proteins encoded:
- a CDS encoding cytochrome P450 — translated: MNNQNNTSQQKCPFHQGTIDLSLDSQDKLDERLTNDFDPTKKETFTSAHEEYKELRQRCPVAYSEAYDGFWALLKYEDIVNVLKDPNTYVTSVQNVVPKVSTTGRRPPLHLDPPEHTPYRRTLDPFFTDEKMNEIEPVIRKTTIDLLQPFINSGGGDICTEFSHQLPGYVFAQFFNLPTELGMKIREVTKLYVKALNEVDKPTIQEKSLELYDIARMIIQMRKEAPLDPTTDITSAFLARKYKGEPLPDELILGTIRQLIVVGMIAPVVFIGSMSVHLAENQDVQELLRNDPSLIPAAIEEYLRLFTPYRGFARTSKHDVEIRGRKIKKDEPIAVVFASANRDEEVFPNADKFILNRPNIKKHVAFGMGPHQCPGAPLARLILNITLKELLVRTKKLELDGEVIMTRFPEWGPVSVPLKVVN
- a CDS encoding MarR family winged helix-turn-helix transcriptional regulator, translating into MFSHEKMWFGTLFRRISLNLTNMIDHQMADRGITSSQYWILKLLWENDGVTQKELVTELSVKPASLTGMIDSMVEKGWVKRSLDPTDARVKRIYLTSSGRDLEADAIKIITACEEILCEGLSEEEKIAFKGMLKIVLDNLIKEQKNN
- a CDS encoding TRAP transporter small permease — protein: MEHNGQKVKKIQSSFAGVLDNVSETLGKIGGLAILLMVILVTFNVISRKIFNWSMPGFYEILGLIGAVFYSFGIVYGATKGQHIVMDMVVNRLPKNWRKICEMLTRIIILAFCGLLAYAGIDVTLGMLEERTYDIKIPVAPFRFVVVTVFVLLALLILAGKNISKGGEEE
- a CDS encoding TRAP transporter substrate-binding protein, encoding MKAKKGLLSLAITTVLSMGVLLAGCGDSTSTTGSDEGAQGTVDLSYGTYISSGHYQGKLDQQMFERIEEQTEGTLAVNKFFDGTLVNSREWYQEVLRGSAEIVQAAVGSEKDRFPLEYSVGLFNYGITDLGHLLEFTRELVEQTPELAEEYEEVVPLNRMSAGQSWIHTVSKPVRSVEDFRGMNIKVADEASVELVRALGANPINLPISETYSALEKGTIDGVVTGADPLRTFNFAEVTKYSTRLPYATPWQNSKMMNKEVFNNLSSEQQKVLIENARWWEEQLIVELEKEVQAGVDLAIEEGNEIIDLSEDVTNEILAVMEENAKAAAEALDAKGLNGTELFNNARLIADKFTD
- a CDS encoding cytochrome P450: MSKLNESKCPFNYGNLESYENELFKEVKIDKRGDHDFDPKAPESFTSAHDLYKEMRSKCPVAHSNEWGGFWALSKYEDVVGVLKDYETYTTSVQNVVPKVAFTGRRPPLHFDPPEHTVYRRLINQFFTKKKMLKLEPIIQRDTEELVKALMEKDEVEIAADYSHQLPSLVFAQFFNLPKSLSKKIKEVSTAYVKAIMEFDNQEKVKGLSLQLYDIARTVIDSRKENPMDPEEDFTSALLNTKQEGEYLTDDMVLGCVRAMLVAGMIAPSVLIASIFVHLAKHKDIQEQLRNDLSLIPAATEEYLRLLTPYRGMARTAKQDVVIGGQLIKKDEPIALNYASANRDDEVFPDGDTFILNRPNINKHIVFGEGPHKCPASPLARMMVRFAIEEALKRTKDIDLIGEIKMTVWAEWGVLEAPMKLTPVK
- a CDS encoding helix-turn-helix domain-containing protein — translated: MELTKREKLLQRLENHLRMTARQLVKFDTEEETLQFLIDSFRSELKCDFVGIVRKEDHLFTSKVWSGSGTTIIDHFPLKVNECSPTLLNKSLAFFKVDEHTKCNFTKLLIDKKISTWFTVPIRDGSENYGFCIIGFLNFVPLLEEMDEVFVEFGKDVAVALSLSKRKEWQKQKFKGMEWISHSLSIDNSIDQVVEKVVEGAGKGTDATFACIYLYNEKENCFVFQPPAFGTEKEAMNISVEGNYVLKKYFPYLETPGGQQLTIPLVMDLKTIGVLHVENKETGVFTKEDCEILELLSSHVATMIENARLYKNEIDHKQRLHNLLDYQQSLVKETVERDNFDGITATLSELFSRSVILFDRFMRPIAYQLFDLNEDDLQSLIELATLEVFQKKHRELFFSVDEGKKVGVWPVDGGGEILGYLAIDSTNERIDDFYRLSIDLARNISSIQFIKQKLVLDAKEHVKDSFINKLLVKEIEDEESIIQYANLFNWNLFNEHRVAVLSIHLDEQGQQIMNILEKQAKITSLWDQIKTRLLMYDKEIIIAGKGDEYILLVPADREGKNAKVFWSKLYEELSKLLKLQGDSSQLYLGIGGKTDTLKDYYVGYQQAVQALNVVSRRFSDIGFAVFDELGSYTVLHHLKDSEVAMLFIHKQLEALLQYSEGKSMDLFRTLRVYLSHNGSIKDTSEELFIHRSSLLYRLEKIQNLLHVNLDSSEDRFDLMMAYKLYDLYYTNTMKKS